TTGCCAGTGATTTGGAACTGCGACTGAAAGATACTCTGAAAGTCAATCACCTGCTTTTTGTGACCAACGGTACCGTGGCACTGCAAATGGCGATTAAAGCATTAGACCTGAAAGGCGAAATCATCACCACACCGTTTTCGTTTGTGGCTACGACCAGTGCGATTGTTTGGGAACACTGTACTCCGGTTTTTGTGGATATTGATGAACATTCTTTAAACATCGATGCAGACAAGATCGAGGAAGCCATTACCCCGAGCACTACTGCTATTTTGGCGACTCATGTGTACGGAAATCCTTGCGATGTGGAGAAAATTGAAGCCATCGCGAAAAAACATCGGCTTAAAGTCATTTACGATGCGGCCCATGCGTTTGGCGTTGAGGTGAATGGCAAATCCATTTTTGAATACGGCGATATTTCGACTTGTAGTTTGCATGCCACCAAGCTCTACCACTCGGTGGAGGGGGGATTGGTGGTGACCAAAGATGCAGCTTTGCTCAAGAAGCTGGCGTACATGAGAAACTTTGGTTTTGATGGACCTGAGAGTTTTGCCGAACTGGGCATCAATGGAAAAAATTCCGAATACCACGCCGCAATGGGCTTGGCGAATTTAAAATATTTGGATGTCATTCATCAGAAAAGAAAAGAACTCACCGAAAGATATGATGAAAAACTGAAAAACCTGAAAGCACGAAGACCAATATGGCATGCCGCTTCGGAAAATAACTTCGCTTATTATCCGTTGGTGTTTGATTCGGAAGAAATGATGTTACAATGTATAGAACTCCTAAAGCTGAATGAAATATTTACCAGAAGGTATTTTTATCCTTCGCTGGCTACATCCTTGCCTTATGTGAAGCCACAGGATTTACCGTTGACTGATGATATTT
The window above is part of the Kaistella faecalis genome. Proteins encoded here:
- a CDS encoding DegT/DnrJ/EryC1/StrS family aminotransferase → MIPVTKPFLPPQQVYQHYLDGIWKRNWLTNMGPLASDLELRLKDTLKVNHLLFVTNGTVALQMAIKALDLKGEIITTPFSFVATTSAIVWEHCTPVFVDIDEHSLNIDADKIEEAITPSTTAILATHVYGNPCDVEKIEAIAKKHRLKVIYDAAHAFGVEVNGKSIFEYGDISTCSLHATKLYHSVEGGLVVTKDAALLKKLAYMRNFGFDGPESFAELGINGKNSEYHAAMGLANLKYLDVIHQKRKELTERYDEKLKNLKARRPIWHAASENNFAYYPLVFDSEEMMLQCIELLKLNEIFTRRYFYPSLATSLPYVKPQDLPLTDDISRRVLCLPLYYDLTLEEVDLICRLVLRVQNN